ATGCTTTTGTCGTTCCATCCTAAAAGAGAGAACAGAAGAATCAATTTAAATacttaaaaaggaaaaagaatgtCATCACCATTTGGCGAGCTGATTTTCCTGACCTTCAACTTGACATTTGGCGAGCACACACAGACACAAGCGACGGTAACGACCTTCAAATTCAACGACCGGGCAACACGCTTCGCCATCctttcttgaatgttgaactgGGACATTGGACCATGTGGCCATTGCGACTTTGCGAGTTGCGACGCACCGCACCCGCACGTGAGATGGAGCGATTTCCTTCTCTCGCTGGACGCCAATACATCTCGATCCTGCTACCATCCTCACCAGTTCTCACAATTTTCAGTCATCGACCAATGGAGCCTTCAGCGCGAACCCGCCGCCTGATGCGTTTAGCATCACCACTCTTCTTCATCCAACTCCTGTCATCGCTGGTGCCATCGTGCCAGCCACTCCCATAGAGCACTTGTGCTCCAGCGCCTTACCAGTGCGGGCCACTCCAGTTCGACATCGGCTACCCGTTCTCAGTGGACGGCATGGACCGGCCAGACTACTGCTcagtagatcatagttgaattgttttaatcaacaataagatataatttacgataatgaataggATAATATATGGTAAAAAGTTAGTATAtcttttaagtaaggatacaatgacatgtaaatttttgaattttcaatactaaccgcgcatttgcgcgggcTATACACCTAGTTCAGTAGAAAAGAGCACCTCGTTTGCCAAATGTTTGGTTTCCGGAGACGTGACTGACGAACCACGCCGGAGTGTACCAGTAGAACATAGCTTCTTCCAGAGTCCAGGCTGCACATTGCAGAGCTATTGTTTCTGCAGCATTTACCAGTAGGAATCTTAGGGTGCTCCATTTCTTTCCGCCCACTGCCGCAGTGGTTTGTGAATTGCGATCCTTTTAGAAGCGTCACCATGCGGCGAAGTTGACCACCGGTCGCAGCTGGTGGGCAAGCAAGGGCACCAAACCAAACAAACGATCCCCACTTTTTTTCATGATGAGATTGCGCGCATGAAAACGGTGGTCGTCGTCAATCCTGACTTGTTGTTCAGTGTGCCGCGAAAGCCAACTTTGATCCTTCAGGCACGCGAGTTCAATGCGATGCGCACCCTGTTCGTCAACCATCTGCGATATGCGCCTCAAGTCTCTGACCTTGTCCTCGCCGTACCGAAAGTTTCGTCTGCTGGCAGCCGTCAAGGAGAGAGAAATAACCCGATGCTGAGGCCACGCTCTGTTTCTCAGCCCTCCTGTCTTGACCTCTGAGAATGGACCATTACCATTGCAAGGGCTAAGAAATTGCCACCATCTAAGTATCAGGCTAGCAGCACACTCGTCTAGTGTTCGCGATCATTCATCCATATATcttgctcctccctcctcccgttTCCTCCCCGttgcaccggttgatccgatccGATCCAGCAATGGCGCCTCCTGAGCAAATGCATCGCCTGCATCTAGCACCACTCCTCTTCACCCTCCTCCTCGCATCACTGCCCCACTGCAAGCCACAATCGGACTCCTACTTCCCGTACAGCAGCTGCGCACCGAAACCTTATCAGTGCGGGCCACTCCAGTTCGACATCGCCTACCCGTTCTCGGTGGACGGAGTGGACCGGCCGGACTACTGCTCGGTCCCGGGGTACCTCCTCTCCTGCACGGACGGCGTCAAGCTGGTGACCACCATGAactcctccggcggcgggctGTTCCAGGTCACGGGCGTCGACTACGGCAACCGCCTCCTCACCGTCGTCGACGAGGGCCTAGCCGAGCAGACGTGCCCGCAGCCCTACCGGAACGCCACCTTCGACGGCACCATGTTCGCGTACACCGACCGCGACCAGTTCCTGACGGCGTACGTCAACTGCAGCGCCAGCTCGTCGTCGCTGCCTTTCGCGTTGGACTTCTTCTCGTGCCTGTCCGGGGGCCGGTCCTACTATACGCTGGACAACGGCACGGTGGCGCCGGACTTGCTGGGTTCGTGCAGCTCCACGCTTGTTCTCCCGTTCAACTCGTCGATGGCGGGCTCGCTGGTCGCCGGGAACTCTACCCTTGGGGATGTGATGAGAGGCGGTTTCGCCGTGCGGTGGAAGGCGGGTGCGGGTTGGTGTGGAGACTGTAGGAATTCCGGAGGGTTCTGTGGATATAACTCCAGCAGTCCTACTGATCACACGTGCTTCTGCCCTGACGGTACATCTATTGGATCATGTTCTTCAGGTATGTTCTGTCCTCGAAATCCAACTTCGAGCAAGTCAAGGATTGTATGAAAAATCCATGTTCCAGTAGTAAGTCAGTCTCAATAAGAGCAAAGAAGTACATGAACATCACATCGGGACATGCCTTTAATCttcttttattattatttaaagCTTTTCTTTCCGAAAGAAGGATTCTTGAAAGATAGCTGACTGTGGGATTAGAATGTTGTAACCATTACGGATGTCCACTTGCTAGGTCTTGTTTATATGGTCATTAGTTATTACAATAGTTCCAATAGATTCATATCTCGCTAGCAGGCAGTACATTTTGTCAGCAATCTAACAAGATCTATTACAGGTGCTCCAGGAAAACATAATACATTAGCATGTAAGTAAAGACTCTTCTCCTTTCCCTTTCCTCTTGTAGCTTTGTCTCTGCCGTATAACTTCAAAGTTAAGTGCGTCTAGATTAGACAACAATAGTATTAGGATGGGTGACCTTAGAAATCCTTACTGCTTCATTTCTTCTTGAAAAAAGAACCTAGTATAATTGAAGAATTATTGTTTTTACTAACAATAAGTCTTGGAGAAATAATCCTTTTTTTGTGCTGGACGTTTTCTATATTTATCTGCATCTCTAAGCATGtttttgatcaaatttgaagTATCACTGTTCGTTATCTACATTTCTATAGTCATAGGAATTTAAAGGTTACAAGTTGTAATATATCCTTATTTCCTCTATTAAAACGTTCCTGCAGATATAATATCAGCTGTTTCAGGTGGAATTTTACTGTCTCTGCTGATTTCTATGGGTGTTCTATATCGTAAGAAATTTGAAGGCTCAGTGTCCTGGAAATGGGGATACAAGCACACTCCAAGCATTGAATCGTTCCTGCAAAAGCATGATGCTCAGCAACCAAAGAGATATACTTATTCAGAAGTAAAAAGAATGACCAAATCCTTCATCCACAAGCTAGGCGAAGGCGGCTTTGGAACCGTTTACAAGGGCAACCTGCCAAATGGGCGTGATATAGCAGTGAAGCTTCTCAAGAACTCCAAGGATGATGGGCAGGAATTCATGAATGAGGTAGCAAGCATTATGCAAACTTCTCATGTTAATGTTGTGACCTTGCTGGGGTATTGTCTGCAAGGATCAAAGAGAGCTCTTATCTATGAATACATGACAAATGGTTCACTTGAAAGATTTACTTTTGGAAAAAGCTCTAAAGGGGAAAAATCGCTAAGTTGGGAGAAATTATTTGATATTACTGTTGGCATTGCTCGCGGACTTGAATACCTTCATCGAGGTTGTAATACTCGTATCGTGCATTTTGACATTAAACCCCAcaatatccttctggaccaaGACTTCAGTCCAAAGATCTCTGATTTTGGATTGGTAAAGCTGTGCATAAAAAAGGAGAGTATCTCTACCTACGATTCCTGCACCAAAAGTGGGCAAACCATCACGCCACATCACCCGTTAGCCCTCTAACCGTTGGATCCAGCAAACTTACGATATCAGCCGTCCGATCATCGCCGTCGCGGGTCTCTTACCCGTTATGCCACAAACCCGGACGCTCGCGAATCGTCGCGAATCCGCTTGTCCGCCCACCGTCCTCAGCCTCTCGGTCCTGCCGCACCTCCCTCCGTCCTCCGTAGTTCCGGCTGCTGCGCCGGCCACCGACCGACGCCGCGTTCCGCGTTCCGGGAACGCAAAGACCAGCGGACGCTCGGGTCGTGACCCTGTCGTCGTCCctgcggcgtcgcggtgggTCAGGCCTTATTgcgcggcggccgccatggcTGATGCGATCCGTGGACAGAGACTGCTCGATTTTCCGATCGATTTGTTTCTTGGTCTGCGAGGCGGCGCGAGTCTCAGATAGAGCACgaaggccggcggccggcggctggcTACATCCGGCCGTGAGCACCTGGAGGAGGTGAAGCGGCGGAGGAAGAGTCGAGGACTCTGATTGGAAGGCAGCAGCCGGCCGTGAGCACCTGGAGGAGGTAAAGCGGCGGAGGAGTAGCAGCAGGCACCATCGAAGGCATTAGATTAAGGATAATTATTAATACTAATCAAGGCATGGTATCTTATACAGTAGAATATATTCAACACTTAAAAGAATCATATGATAAAATGATCATATTTAGGTGAACCAAAATACCAGTGTAAATATTGTGAAGCTATATTACCAATGAATGTAACTAAACTGAGAGCCGGCATATAGCAAACAAATTATATACACAAACTGTTGTAAAAATGGAAAAATAAAGATACCACCATATAAAGACCCTCACGGTTAATTAATGATAAAAATGGCACAAAATCGAAGCATTTCTTATAAAGAATAAGGCAATACAATAGTCTCTTTGCCTTCACCTCAATGAGAGCAAATATAATAAAAGACATTAACAAAGGAGAAGAATCATATGTATTTCATATTAATGGCCAAATACATCACCTTATAGGATCATTAATTCCAGAACAAGGTCAAGCACCACAATACACTGAactatatatttttgataaaaaatgaaattgaaaataGAATAAAAGCTTTAGACAGCCTAGAACATTTGTACGCACCGTATCACAACGTACATGATGAAATGGTAGATTCTAAGATACCTATCTTTTGAGGAGAAAAGTTAGATTCACTGGTGTTGACAATTTCTCATTTCCCACAATGTTATACCTCGCTTCACCAAAGGAACAAGGAAAAATGAGAGGCCAGACACTGGTGGTATTGATAATTTCTCATTTCTCACAATGTTCTACCTCGCTTCACCAGAGGAACACAAAAAAAGGGAGGACAGACACTGGCCATAAGCGGCAACGCCACGAGCATTTCTAGTTATATCTATTGATGGTGCAAGGGGAACTATTGGTTACATTGCTCCAGAGGTATTTTTACAGCAATTTGGAGAGGTAAGTAGCAAGTCTGATGTATATAGTTATGGGATGATGGTCCCTGAGATGGTTGGAGCAAGAAAGAATGCCAACCATACTTCAGAGGCCAGTAGCAAATATTTTCCACAATGGATTTATGACCATTTGGAGGAATACTGTGTCACTGCTGGTGAGACCAGTGTTGACACTGAGTTGGTGAGAAAGCTTATCATAGTCGGATTTTGGTGCATACAACTGCAGCCGAACAACCGGCCTTCAATGACTAGAGTAGTTGAAATGTTAGAAAGCAGTACTGATGATCTGCGGATTCCACCACAAATTCTCTTGTGCTGAAACCTTCAGGTTCAGGGTTTCAGTCTACTAGTAGTTTTGTATCATCATGTAACTGAAACTCCAGCAAGGCTGCAAATGTGGATTGTGCTTTGAAACATGCCCTAATAAACTTACACGAGTACGACAAATATTTAGTACATTTGTAAGATACACACTTAAACAAGGGTGCTGAGTATAACCAATTCAATACTAGAGAATGCAGCTTATCAATGCATGCAGATAGAAcagaacaaaaacaaaacacTGACGAACTAACGGAGAAGCTACAGATGCTGCTCAACTACTACACAAACAGGCTGCAGAGAAACTATACCGAGACAACTGCTGAGCAAGGAAGTAATTAACCAATCAATTGAATTTGATTAAAATAATGCTCATCGCGCCACGCTGTAGCACCGAAAACAAATCTTGAGCTCTACAGCTTACGAAACACAAACTGACAAAACCTCACGCAATCTTAATTGGTATTTGGTAAACACAAATGCAGATACAGCCAAGCAACTGAATGATATTTGAATAATCAAGCATACAAGAATACAACGATTAACTGATCTCACTTGCTCAAAGTCCAAACAAAGTGCTCCTGAAACGAGACAAAGCCGCAGTAGATAAGCAGAACGGGGTGAACCGAGAAGCCAACGGAATTTCGCAGGTGCTGGTACAACATGCAGAAACTACCGGTGGCCGAAGTTACGCCTCATGCTGCCGGCGCCGGCTTCCCAGttcgccgccgggcgccgccgtcgcgcttgGGGTTGGGGTAGCCAATCCCTCGACGCGCACCGGTTGGCGACGGAGACCAAGCTCGATGGGGAGTCCACAGAGCTGGGCTGCGTGCATGGGTCTCAAATGGGCCTCCACGAAAACTTGTAGCCTCCGGTGAGTGGGCCTCTATTTGGCCCAGAGAGCGCTTCTATTACATGAGCTCATGTCGAATCCTGGCCGCACTGTTTAGATCCAACGGTGCAGGAGACTTCGACCCCGGACGGTAAATCAAATACCGTCCAGAGGGTGGACGCGGCTGCCCCCCGATAGCTCCAccgaccacggcggcggcacggcttcCAAtttcgccaccgccgcgcgtgcGGCGTCTCCGGAGATCTCAATGTCGCGGGGAGCTTCTGCATGCTCCTCCCAAAGggcatcctctctctctctctctctctctctctctctctctctctctctctctctctctctctctctctctctctctctctctctctctctctctctctctctctctctctctctctctctctctcggcgcgCCTTATGACCGGGGCCTTCCCGATCGGCGTTGTCAGATGGTGCCATGCTTGGCGACCGCGTCCACAGCCTTCCCGCCGCCACTTCCTCGTCCGGCACCTGCCCGCTGGGCCACGCCATCGCCTGCCTCGCATAACGGCCACCTGGATCCTGGAACGTGTACTGCTTGTCCTTTTTATGACGCCGGTCTTGTCTCGATCGTCTCGCTCTCGATCTGCCTCGTGGTCGATCGGCGGCTGATGGCCGGGGAACATCGCCGGGCCTCATGCTGCCAGTGCCTCTCGCGCGCTTAGCATGCTTGGCTTAGCTGAGTGTGGGTGCCCCGACAACACAGGAGCCGGGGCCAGGGAACGGGGACTACTAGTTTGCATTGGCAAGCTCAGAGGCAACTGCCGGGTTGTCTGATCAGCTGAGATCTGTGTTTGACGCGGTGGCAAATGACCCCAGccggctgctggtggtggtggtggatggtGTTACCGAGCTAGAAAGCCGATAATAGCAGGATTATTATTGCACATACGGTTGCAGAGCCAAACAACCGGCCTTCAATGTCTAGAGTAGTTTAAGTGCCAGAAGGCAGGGCAAATGACATTCAGATTCCACCACAGATTATAGTATCTTGTGCTGAAAATTTCAAATTAATTCTTCTGCCAGTATCTCTGCTACATATGTAACTCAAACTCCAGCAAAACTGCAAATGTACTTCGTCCTTCTGAAatttgcatttgcatttattttagGGAGGCTACCAAACAATCCGCAACCCAAAGTGACCACACTTTTATTCCTGTAACATTTACTTGATACATATGTTGTGAGTACATGACAAGTAGCGTAAGGTGCAGCGGCGGTACTTCGGCGAGGGGTCCTGCATGGCGGTGGCCTATTCGGTGTGGTGCGGTGGGCTTCTCTTCTAACTTCTGCCAATAAAAGGCCGTGGTTGGGAGATCGATGATCGTGCGTGTGTGACTTGAAGACGAAGGCGGCGTGGTGGAGGAGTCGCGTTAGCCACTTAGCTTGCAGCGGACTGCGGCGGCCAGTCCTGCATGGCAGCGGCTGGTTGGCGTGGGACATCGTCAGTGATGACGACGCTTGATGAGAGCTACTTGGCGGCCTTCTCCCGGGTTTTCTGATGGTGCAGCATGGGGTTTTTCAGTGGAGTTGAGTTGAGTTGTACGGTCGTGTTGGCGTCCCAATCCAACCAGCTGGTGGTGTTATTGTTCTGTTTGTCGTTGTGCCCAGTCTGGGTGTAtccttctttttaatataatcagCAGCACTCCTGTCtgattcctttcaaaaaaattttaaaaaaaatctcaagTAAAATGTTCCAACTTAAATGTCTTTACCTCTAGCATTTTTTTAATCTTGAGGAAGAATGTTATTAGTTGATTGCTGTTCTTTGATCTATATAAAGAACTACCAGCCAGGAGATGAGACTCAAAGTGCACCCTTCTCAGACATAGGAAAGCTCAATCTCTGAAAGACATAGCATTGAAAAGAGTGAGCTTGTAGAGTTCTCTCTGTTCAATGTCCTTTTCCCGCATTGAGGTCCTGTATGGATATACGGCTTGCACAGGCTCTTTATTATATAAaacaatatttacaaatatgACAGTCTTAAAAGCTTTTCATAGTTTAGTTTGGGTACACTAGATTTTGTGGCTCCGAATCATTTTAATCACCCGTTCAGTGCTGCCGTCGAGTCACACCCATGTGGCCGGTGGACGGTGGTAACGGATCATGGCCCAAATGATCTCTTCACAATCAAAGTtggcttttatttatttttaattcaaAACTGTATAGATAGATTAGATAGGACTCCTTTAGGACCCGATCTTTAGATAATTTAAGTTAAATTTTAAGAGTCTTAACCATTCCTATATATGTGGGAACACAGACACACACTATGCCATGATGTTCATGTGCCAGATGCGCTTGGatgctcctctcctctcctctcgtgAGAAAAACAGAATATTCGAACGAACAAGAATCCAACTGACGTAGGTTTAGGATCTCTTTCTAGAACTAGAAAGCTTACGCTGTGAATAGAAGCCTGCAATATAATTCTGCCAGTGTACAATGTCTCTCGAACAATGTGTACTACTACCGTAGTACCGTAATAGAAGTGTAAAACCCGtgaataaagaaaagaaacatgtCGGCACCGTGTCGAGACTAGCTCTATCGGAGAAAAATGTGACATGTGGCAGTTGTCTCCGACGAGGAGTTTTTTAATTTGCTTAATCCAAACTGAAACAAGATGACACATGGCGAGATATTTTACCTTAACCGGAATCACCGCAGAGAGCAAATCTGATTGCTGCTAGTTTTATTACTAGTGTCATATTACTTACAGTCCACCTCACAACCAACCAACTTGTATTATGGTTCGTTATTGATTTAGGCTCCATAATTGATATATGGCCCACCCTCATTCTCTCACAAGGTACCTTGAAAGTTGAAATGTGTCTCATCTCGCTGCAAACTTTCACAATATGctttctcctctcttttctcttcttaCTCCTCCATCTCAATATACTATTGATGTGACGTGGCACTCCATACAATCTGCTTAAGTAGCTTTACAATATTTACAATTGCTCTGACGGGATGCTACCAAGGTGGTGCGGGAACTAGCAGGAAAGTCTGCACTACGGCTTGCCTGTAGAGACATGCCGTGATGATTGATTGCGCGGATAGTCGGATCTGCATGCTAACTGCACATTCGTTTTTTTCTATGTTCCCTTTCGTCCTTTTGTCGTTAGTCGCGCGCTATAGCTGCTAGCTGGCTGCCATTTGGCGCTAAAAGCAGCACACCCGAACGTGCGACACGAGATCCCCGCTCCCCTCCGTTCTGGCTTCTTAGTAGAAGGTTATTAGTCTGGGGCAACTAGCCCTGCAAATGGGTTGGCAACCAAACTAAACCCACACCAATACATTCTCATTAGAGAAATTAATATTACCCACACCACTCCAAACCATCACCACCACAAACCAATCCAACCCAAACATTTCAGCTCATGATGTAATAAACTATTAGCCAAACTATGGTTACAACCCAATAAGAACacatttctcaaaaaaaatttatagtgtagattctagccacgctgctttgcaaaaagtagctcctagtcatactgagtcatttacaacaaattttagtcaaattcgataaaattttatagtgtgaacgcgaggttttatttttagaatcagctcttgacgtgggaccaacgtgtaattctagccacgctactttgcacagagtagctcctagtcatactgagttatttacaataaatttcagtcaagTTCGATAAAATATTAtagtgaacgcgagattttatttctagggtccggctcttgacgtgggatccacgtgtaattctagccacgctactttgcacagagtagctcctagtcatactgagtcatttacaacaaatttcagtcaatttcaataaaattttatagtgtgaacgcgaggttttatttctagggtccggcacttgacgtgggacccacgtgtaattctagccacgctgctttgcacagaatagctcctagtcatactgagtcatatacaacaaatttcagtcaattttgataaaattttatagtgtgaacgcgaggttttatttttagggtccggctcttacaGGAccgacatttatatatagtcatactgttttgcataaagaatccatttcagcccaccccaatccactccaattcatatttatatagaacccaCCCATCCCACCCCATTAGTTAATACAACACATTTCAATCTACCCAATCACAATCCATATCAAAACACAATTCATTAAATTCATTTCAACCCAAACCATTAGCAGGGCTAGGGGCAGCTCTTGGCACGCAGGTTTGGGCAACTTTACAGTGGTATACTGTTAAAATATGGGGGCGAATGCAAGACAAATGTGCCCACCAGCTCGCTTAATTAATACACGCATTTTACCGGTGTTCAATGTTGAACACGCGATTACGTAGAAAGATTGGTTCATCATTGCCGTGCCATATACGGGGGTGCTTAATTGTATGTAGGAAGGCACGCTTAAGTTTACACTAGAAACCTGGCGCGACTTTGTCGCGCCCTCCGCTTCATAGCCAGGGTTTGTATGGTCGAAAAACAGCAAGCATCATAATACTATTCTATTGTTTATATGTGCCTTCTAAATCATATCAACCATTAGTATGCATTAGCAATAAGACTTTTTATGAAGAAATATATACATTTGAGATATTTTTGGTAGCATTAGATTATGTGATTTCAATgtaatttaattttccttgtACAATTGGAATTGAGGTATGTCCATCTTTAATTGTAGAAAACAAAAGTTAGTTCTAAAATATATAGGGTAATTCGAAAATCAAATCATTCCGAGTATTTTgttatatataatatttttagCGATTGCTCCACATGTTCCATCGTGATTTTCGATCAACATTTTCAGTCCCTTTTTTTAGTTTGTGAGATTGCAACACATATAATTTGCCATATGTGAATACTAGTTTCTTCAAGTAACTCCTGCATTTTATAGAGTTTGTCCTTAACTTTTATTAGTAATCATGGAGTAACAATCTTTTATTAGAAACCGGCTTCGACATAGAAGTGGTGTAGGATAAATCTAGCAACAATCGTTGGCCATTTACTTTCTAAGTAAGGGGAAGGGAGTTTCAAGTGTGCTGCGATTGGAAGAGAATATGCGAGAGCTGTGAAAGGGGAAGTGCCCCTAGGATTTACTAGAGTCATCCAAACGACATGTGTTCAAGAAGTAGCTGGAAGTCGGACCTGGCGCTAGCTTGTGCTTTGGCCGCAGGATTAAATGGGACAGCGATCGAACGGACAAGATTAATGGAGACGTGGCTCATCCTGGGCTCGATTCCGGCCCGATGGCAGGGTCAGATTTCGTCTATTAGAGATGCGCATACTAGAAAACTGGGCATGCTAGGTGTATTCTCTCCGTTCTTAAGTATATGAGCGAGGTTCATGACAAACTAAATAGTTTTTTTAACTTATTAGCTCGTCTTAAATATCACATATCTAAGAACAGAGGAAGTACCACTCCATATGTTTCTATTCATTTTGGCTTTCAGATTAGATACATAGATAGATTTTGTTATGCACCTAGAAAAGAAGtcaaaacaactaataatttgaaacggatggaGTAATCGAATCATTTATTTTAACACCCATTTATATTGAAAAGAAGAGTTCCTTTAACAACTTAGTGCTATGATAGTATACTGAGCTAGTACGATTGCAttactgtaacgaacatggccccatttagactattattttataattttagtgatcgaatgacaacgcaatcattGAAACTAActagtttgtcaagtgaacatttctagatcccagggctGAAGTAAAAAggtcaagcaaagcaaaacacgaagaaaaaaCTAAAAGAAATGCTGAATCGGGCGAGTTCCGCAGAAAACAGTAGCACCGATTTAACTGATGACTCAGCCTCGGTTTATCCGGTAGGCATCGGATAGACCGACCCAAGGGCATCGATGCAATTAGATGTGCAATGCTGAGCCAAGTGAAGAAAACTCAACAACGCCGAATAAACCAACGGTGCACAAAAGGGCGTCGGTGCAATCAACGTACCattactcagagagcatgtcaagagGTTAGAAGCGACACCTCACCCCGGATCATTTGAGATTTTGAGGTGGCTAGAGTTGAGGGAGACTtcatacacattgaagaacatctccaagccaactaaagtgcttagtgatcaaatctttagacttagcacaagctttgtgagtgttagtgctaggattagctcttgagagagtgtgagagaaaGTTGTTCCACCTTGTGttctggttctagagtgaaccaacttgtatctcggtgcgccggccatccttagagtcttggtggctcgccggcacgtcttcgaccctacggcttggtgtggagcggcgtcaacGACATTGTGCGGAGGACGtagagacccccatccttcatGGAGAAACTCCTTAGTGGAACACGGGGCCAAGGTGATCGGGAACTTCGGTAAGTCTTGGTGACATTGCCTCGGTGGCAAGTCAAGGAGTccccggaagagacttggtggccaagAAGCAATA
The nucleotide sequence above comes from Panicum virgatum strain AP13 chromosome 3K, P.virgatum_v5, whole genome shotgun sequence. Encoded proteins:
- the LOC120700649 gene encoding LEAF RUST 10 DISEASE-RESISTANCE LOCUS RECEPTOR-LIKE PROTEIN KINASE-like 2.1 — its product is MGVLYRKKFEGSVSWKWGYKHTPSIESFLQKHDAQQPKRYTYSEVKRMTKSFIHKLGEGGFGTVYKGNLPNGRDIAVKLLKNSKDDGQEFMNEVASIMQTSHVNVVTLLGYCLQGSKRALIYEYMTNGSLESYGMMVPEMVGARKNANHTSEASSKYFPQWIYDHLEEYCVTAGETSVDTELVRKLIIVGFWCIQLQPNNRPSMTRVVEMLESSTDDLRIPPQILLC